DNA from Musa acuminata AAA Group cultivar baxijiao chromosome BXJ1-5, Cavendish_Baxijiao_AAA, whole genome shotgun sequence:
TCATGGATCCCCAATTAATTAAGTGCTTCAGTGGAATGGGTGATTTAATAGGTCATAAATCATGAGTCTCATGACCTGCAAACGACAATGAACAATTTTGCCTGTGACAGCAGAAGTGCAATTTATAAGGAATTCTCACCCTAATAAATCTTGAAACCATCATTTGCAGTGAACTATGAACATTCTGATCACTTCACAGGAAACAAATTAAGAGTTGAATGCAGGCTCAAACTATCAGATGGAGTGACAGTGATAAAAAGATTTCAAGCATTCAAAGTGATGTTTCAGTGAGATTATGGTTTCAGCAGATCCACCAAAGAAAAGAAATCAGTCTGATCACCTCACAGGAGAAAATAAATCAGTCTGAACAATTTTGCCTGTAACAGCAGAAGTGCAATTTACAAGGAATTCTCACCCTAATAAATCTTGAAACCATCAGTTGCAGTGAACTATGAACATTCTGATAACTTCACAGGAAACAAACTAAGAGTTGAATACAGGTTCAACACTTAATCAAAGTGATGTTTCAGTGAGATTATGGTTTCAGCAGATCCACCAAAGAAAAGAAATCAGTCATTTAATCCTTGTAAATATGTATATGGTACAAATGGAAATCTCAATGCCATATTGTCCAGTCAGATTAGCTCATAAAGGAGATTTCAATGCCACTCTACATTGAGATTTCTCTTCCAAACTCTAAGCATTCATAATCCATATATATACATTACTTTCTGTTGATTAGTTTCAGCTGAGAACTAAAGATTAGCACCTgaaactttctctctctctcactcactcactTGATCTTGAACTATAGAATCTGAAGCTGTAGAGTTGATCCTTTGAAGATATCTGCCATGAGAGGGAAagaaattatatttcatataatttcCAAAGTTGTAGGCTTTTTCTGTGTTCTCTTTCCACCTTAGCAAATTGAGTCTCCTTTCATGTCATGTTTGACTTTGAGGCTGCTCTGAGTCTTTTTTTTGGATCAATCAAGCTCTGAAAATTTTCAGCTGATATccacatttctctctctctctcttttttttttttttctggttattctcttatttttctttatatttttgatCGAATTCGAGTTAGTTTATCCACACGCAATCTTCACCGTTCATTTACATCAATCCAGGCTGCGGCACTAAATTGAGCGAATCCAGGCTGTTGCGGTCGCAGGTTGATGCGAAGGTTTGCCGGCCTCGCATGTTTCAACCGTTGGATTTGCGAGACCGCAGCCACCCGAAAGCACTTGCGTTCGCAGGTGCTGCCCACTTAAATGCGCCTCCTCCCAAATTTGACATCCCCTATAACTATTATTCGAGCGTTTGCTTGCTTTTGTTTGTTTCGATTCGACCCGGCGATTAGCTTCTGGAATCGCCTCTCTTTGGATCTCGCGGGCTCCCTAATCTGGGGAGACATGGATGTCATAGAAGCCTTCCGATCGATGAGTTGGGAGCAGGAGTCGTACCCCGCCTACGAGGACTTCCTGGCGCTGCCCTTCTTCGCGCTGTTCTTCCCCACAATCAGATGCTTCCTGGATAGGTTCGTCTTCGAGGTACGTGATTTGATGGATTGTGTCTCTTGTTTGTGTTGAGCTGTCCTGAGTTGGCATAAAAGTTTTGGTTTTTATACTTTTGGATGCAATTTATCCCAAAGATCCGATCTTGCTGTGATTAGCTTGATTAGAGAGCTTTCGTCTGGGCGAATAGCTCGGTTCCTAGTAGTGGATCTTCTTGCTCCGCCGAAAGGAAACCTATCTTCGGCAATGTTGTGGTGTGAGAAAGAAGAGTTCCAATATGTGTTTGTGTAAGACCAAGATTCTCACATCTGGGATCCTTTTTGGCTATGCCTCTTGAGGTAGTTTCATGtaatgaaaagaaaacaaaatgtgGGCTTTATATGTGCTCTTGATCTTATTAATGACAAAATACTTTCTTTTGTGGGTTTTTGATCCATCATGAATGAAGTTATACTTTGGGTATTGGGATCCCAGTGAAGTTGGATGCTAATTTATTAAATTTACCTTTAATCAGTTGGCATCATTGCTAATGTCTAAGCTGCTACAGACATAGCCTGTGTAcactaataattaaataaatgaataaaaggAAGAATGAGCAAAATATTTATCTCCAGAAAGCTGTTTTGTTGTATCTAGGATAAAATTGTGCTGGAAAGTATGGGTTATGACAAGCAATAGTCCAACCAGATCGACCAATGCATCCAAAGAGATTCCACTGTCCTGATTGTTGCAATCTAGACTTGAATGGCAATAAATATATTTCAGCTATGAGCAGTTTTGAGTTCCCTCCCCAAACCTTGCATTGGCATGACTCTGCTACAATCCATTTGAGGTTTTGTGCTATATTGAGTTAAATGCCTTATTATGGAAGCATCGATGTGGTTAAGATCAATCCTTGTTTGGTCATATGTTAGAGAATAATTAGTATAGTTAAGTTTTATCAACTCTAGTTTAACAGTTTGCTGCTTAGGgaaaaatgatatatatttttataaaaaagttCCTAGAGCAGGTTATTTTGTCCTGTCCTACAACAACGGATCTGTGGTAACTGAAAAAAGATAAGTCTGATGCAACATGAAAAAGTTAAGTTTCTGCTTGGTTTTGTTAGAAGTCCTTTATATCTCAGTGTTGGGTAAAATTTTTGGAGGTTCAAGTAAATGTTCTTCTTTTGTTGTTGCTGAATATAAAAGATGTTATTCCTTGAGATTTCATGGTTCTGATGGCATTAAGTAATGTAGATCATATTTAGATGATGGTTGGGTCTTCAGGATTATGTCAGAGGCAGATGGTCTACTGAAACAAATATTAGTCTACTTTGCTGAAATCGATTTGTCAAAAAAGAACTGAACAGAATTTGTGGAACTAAATTCAACCTAGTAATTTGTGTCCATTGTTTGGTGAACACTATAGTTCCTTTGAGTACGGTTACTAAAATACCATGGAATTTAAAGTGTAATTCGTGCTGCACTCCTTGATATCCTTTCTGTGGTACCATGTTTCACACTGCCATTTCAATTATGGATTAAGTGGTATGACTATCTTGTAGATCATATTCAAGAACATGATCTTAGTAGAGAATCTATATGGATTGGTAGGTGATTACCATCTATGGGTTAGCATTCATCAAACTTATGTTATATTCTAGATATCTACTTGTATTATTACAgcacatgatgattttttttcttgtttctgaGGCCTTtgaataacttgtgatatttcacATCTGATCACAAGAAAATATGAGTACCATTTATTATCAAAACTGTTGTTCTTTTGCTTACCTCTGTATTCATCCTTGGCTTATTTGACATGCATCTGTATCTGATCCGTATGTCTGTATCAATATAAGGCAACCCCTGTTATCATTATTGAGTTCAATTTACATCAGCAATGTTTTGTACGAAGGCATCTGATACATATATAAATCTAATGCCTTTCTTGGATCTCTATAGAAATTGGCTATGCGACTTATACCTCAAACGGTGCCTAAAGATTTCGGTGCTGAAAATGAAAGGAGAAGAAAGATCAACAAATTTAAGGAATCAGCATGGAAATGTGTTTATTTTCTTTCGGGAGAGCTGCTGGCTCTGTCTGTCACATACAATGAACCATGGTTCACGAGTACTAGGTATTTTTGGGTAGGACCAGGAGATCAAGTGTGGCCTGATCAGAAAATAAAGtaagatttaatatttttttgatgcaGTCTTCTCCTATTAACCGGCTTTTTAATGGCATCCTAATTGGATACAAATATCAGTATTGAGTATTTCTTTCATCCAGGTTGAAACTTAAGGCTGTTTACATGTATGTTGCTGGTTTCTACACATATTCTATATTTGCCCTTATATTCTGGGAAACGAGACGGTCCGACTTCGGAGTGTCAATGTCTCATCATGTAGCAACTGCGATTCTCATTGCGCTGTCTTACATATTCAGGTTAGTCTTTCTGCTGGATAGTTTTATGCCAACCATCATGCTAACAGAAACCTACCAATCTACCATAGACAAATTTGTTACTAGCTGGCAGTTCATGCTGGTCAGCATGTACTTTCTTGTAAACTTTGCTTTACTTTTAATTTGCCTCAGATGAATAAATATGTTTTATCCAATAGTCCTCTGGTCACACCCAAGATAAAGGATATGATCCAAAATCTCCACCAAAACTCACAGTTGGACATGATCACAAATCTTATAGAACTAACTCATATGATCACACCCTATTATGATACATGCATGATAGATAgctgcagatatatatatatatatatatatatatatatttgtgtgtgtgtatatatgtgtatgtatatgcatacatacatacatacatacatacatacatacatacatacatatatatatgataagtcaACATTTGGTTGTCATTGGTGCGATCCTGTAGGCTCGCGAGGAATTGTCCGCTTTGGACGTGCTCGCATGGTTTTATCTTTTCGAGGCTCGTGAGCCCCAAAAGGTGTCTTTGAGGGTAAGGATAACCCGACGAACTTATGAGCCCTTctcaaccaatgtgggactaaatgtcCTTATCAGTGTTCCCTCCCGTAGGGGAGCTAAGGGCTCAGGGCCCTCCTTCTAACGTTATTCTGATAAGTCAACATTTGATTGTCATTGGTGCAACCCCGTTGGCACGCGAGGAATTGTTTGCTTTGGGCAATGGGCGTACCCCTATGATTTTGCCCTTTTGGAGTTCATGAGCTCCAAAAGGCACCTTTGAGGGTAAGAGTAACCTAGCGGgcttatgagcccttggttccctTATTTctcaaccaatgtgggactaaatgtctTTATCAGTGCTCCCTCCCGTAGGGGAGCCAAGGGCCTAGGGTCCTCCTTCTAGTACTAATTTGATAAGTCAATATTTGGTCGGTCCGCCATTGGTGCGACCATGTAGGCGTTCGAGAAATTGTCCGCTTTGGGTAATGAGCGTAGAAGGAGGGCCTTGGGCCCTTGGCTCCCTTAAGAGAGGTGCCTTTTGGAGCTCATGAGCTCCGAAAGGGCAAAATCGTGCGGATACACCCATCGCCCAAAGCGGATAATTCCTCGTGTGCCTACAGGGCCATACCAATGGCGGACTAACTAAATGTTGACTTATCAGATTGACGCTAAAAGGAGGGCCCTAGTCCCTTGGCTCCCCTACGGAAGGGAGCATTGATAAGgacatttagtcccacattggttgaggagtaggggaaccaagggctcataagttcGCCGGGTCACTCTTACCCTCAGAGACGTCTTTTGGGGCTCACGTAAGCCCCAAAAGAATAAAATCGTGTAGGTATGCCTAAAGTGGACAATTTCTCGTAAGCCTATGAGGTTGCACTAATGATgaccaaacatatatatatatgtatgtatata
Protein-coding regions in this window:
- the LOC135674495 gene encoding ASC1-like protein 1, with the protein product MDVIEAFRSMSWEQESYPAYEDFLALPFFALFFPTIRCFLDRFVFEKLAMRLIPQTVPKDFGAENERRRKINKFKESAWKCVYFLSGELLALSVTYNEPWFTSTRYFWVGPGDQVWPDQKIKLKLKAVYMYVAGFYTYSIFALIFWETRRSDFGVSMSHHVATAILIALSYIFRFARVGSIVLAIHDASDVFLEVGKMSKYSGSEWLANASFLLFVASWVLLRLTYFPFWILRSTSYEVLLTLDKAKHKFEGPIYYYVFNTLLFSLLVLHIYWWVLIYRMLVNQIQSRGHVGDDVRSDSEGEEEHED